Below is a genomic region from Gillisia sp. Hel_I_86.
GATGAGCATCCTGTAATGGGATGGGAGCGAAGGGGCTGACTTAACAGTTTTAACTTGTATTACAACTAATGTAGATTAGGATGATTTTCAAAGAGAAACAAAAGTCGCAACCGATAGATAAGCGACAGGTAATGGAAGCCTTTAAGAAGGTACGCAGTAACAAGGGTGCATCGGGTGTCGATAAAGTATCGATTTCCGAAGTGTCCGCTCGCCCTATGAAATACCTTTATCCCGTATGGAACAGGTTAGCGAGTGGAAGTTACTTTCCCAAGCCCGTTCGCGAAGTAGAAATACCCAAAGCAGATGGCAGGATACGGAAACTGGGCATCCCGACGGTACAAGACCGAACGGCTCAAATGGTAATTAGAGAGGAGCTGGAGCAGCTTGCAGATAAGCGGTTCAGCAAAAGTTCCTTTGGCTATCGACCGAACAAATCGGCGCACCAAGCCATAAAGCAATGCAGGGAAAACTGTATGGCGATGGATTGGGCAATAGATTTGGACATCAAGAGTTTTTTTGATGAGATAGACCACGATTTAATGCTCAAAGCATTGGGTCACTTTACCAAAGAGAAGCACATTCACTTGTACGTGACACGTTGGTTAAAAGCCAGTGTCCAAAAGAAAGATGGGAGTGTTCATCCCCGTAGCAAAGGCACACCACAGGGAGGTGTTATAAGCCCATTATTGGCAAACATTTTCCTAGACGTTGTTTTTGACAAATGGATTGAACAGCACCATCCCGAAGTAAAGTTTGAACGATATGCAGATGATATTATCATCCATTGTGCAAACTTCAAACAAGCCCTGCGGACTTTGGAAGCGGTAAAAGCCAGATTTGAGCAATGCAAGTTGCAGATAAAGAAAGGCAAGAGCAATATTGTTTATTGCAAGCGCAACCAAAAGAAGCACCCACCGTTCAAGGTCCACTATGTAACCTTCAGTTTTTTAGGTTTTACATTCAAACCAAGAATGGTAAAGGGCTACTACGGGAACTTTCATTTGGGTTTCACGCCCGCCATCAGCCGCCAAAGTCAAAAGCGAATCAATCAAACCTTGTTCAAGATGAAACTGCACCGTATGGTTCACTTGCGCCTGCCCGATTTGGCAGGCATTATAGCGAACAAAGTACGAGGGTGGATTCATTATTACGGCAAGGTGCGAATGAGCGAACTACATTATGTGTTCCGCTTTTTGAATATGCGACTGGCTAAATGGGTACGCAACAAATATCGGCGATTTAGGCGTAAACATTGGTTCTTTGCCTACAAATGGTTACAGGAGACTGCCAAGCAGTTTCCCAATCTATTTGTGCATTGGCAATATGGTTTTACGCCTTAGACTTGTTAAGAAGAGCCGTATGATGTGAGAGCATCACGTACGGTTCTGAGAGAGGTTTAGGGGTGCAATTCCCCTTTACCTACTCGACTTTATTTGTTTAGCTCTTTTGCATAGGATTCAATTCCTTTGATTCCCATATTTCCAGCTCCTTTAAATGCTTCTTTTGCTTGATTAGCACTTTCTATGTCTTTTGCATGAAAAGTCCACTTCCAATTAACTACGGTTTTCCCTTTTTCATCAGTTAAAACTTTCATACTGCCTATCAAATCATCAATGTCAGGAACCATGTTTTGTTTGATAAATGCGTATTTGAATTCCTTATTTTCGTTGTCAATTTTCAAAACTTCTTCGATAATATCTCCTTGTTCTGTTCCGCAAATTCGAGTATTTCCTTTTAATTCACAAGTTTTTATCATTTCAGGAA
It encodes:
- the ltrA gene encoding group II intron reverse transcriptase/maturase → MIFKEKQKSQPIDKRQVMEAFKKVRSNKGASGVDKVSISEVSARPMKYLYPVWNRLASGSYFPKPVREVEIPKADGRIRKLGIPTVQDRTAQMVIREELEQLADKRFSKSSFGYRPNKSAHQAIKQCRENCMAMDWAIDLDIKSFFDEIDHDLMLKALGHFTKEKHIHLYVTRWLKASVQKKDGSVHPRSKGTPQGGVISPLLANIFLDVVFDKWIEQHHPEVKFERYADDIIIHCANFKQALRTLEAVKARFEQCKLQIKKGKSNIVYCKRNQKKHPPFKVHYVTFSFLGFTFKPRMVKGYYGNFHLGFTPAISRQSQKRINQTLFKMKLHRMVHLRLPDLAGIIANKVRGWIHYYGKVRMSELHYVFRFLNMRLAKWVRNKYRRFRRKHWFFAYKWLQETAKQFPNLFVHWQYGFTP
- a CDS encoding SRPBCC family protein, which produces MIKTEQQVTLTIDVNPEDAWKIIGSVKNVDKWFPEMIKTCELKGNTRICGTEQGDIIEEVLKIDNENKEFKYAFIKQNMVPDIDDLIGSMKVLTDEKGKTVVNWKWTFHAKDIESANQAKEAFKGAGNMGIKGIESYAKELNK